A genomic segment from Ignavibacteriales bacterium encodes:
- a CDS encoding acyl-CoA thioesterase, with protein sequence MPASKKISDSQIIMTELVLPNHTNQLGNLLGGQLMHWIDICAALSAAKHNQRVCVTASVDRIDFHNPVKLGDAVTLTSSINRVFKTSMEVGVKVYAQNFRLGTRFHTNTAYLTFVSVDSDGKPVQAIDALPESEDEIRRYNEALKRRENRLKDRNK encoded by the coding sequence ATGCCAGCCTCAAAAAAAATAAGTGATTCACAAATTATTATGACTGAACTTGTTCTGCCTAATCATACAAACCAGCTTGGTAATTTATTAGGCGGACAGTTGATGCATTGGATTGATATTTGCGCCGCTTTAAGTGCGGCAAAACATAATCAAAGAGTTTGCGTTACAGCCTCTGTTGATAGAATTGATTTTCATAATCCTGTAAAATTGGGTGATGCGGTAACCTTAACTTCATCAATTAATAGAGTGTTTAAAACCTCAATGGAAGTTGGAGTAAAAGTTTACGCGCAAAATTTTAGATTAGGCACCCGATTTCATACGAACACAGCGTATTTAACTTTTGTTAGTGTTGATAGTGATGGTAAACCGGTTCAGGCAATTGATGCACTACCGGAATCTGAAGACGAAATTAGAAGATACAATGAAGCTCTCAAAAGAAGAGAGAACCGCCTTAAAGACAGGAATAAGTAA
- the bamD gene encoding outer membrane protein assembly factor BamD, producing MKNLFVLLFVTLFLFACSSTLDTTNMTPEEKLAYAIKLYGGEDYEEAVKEFESIILQYPGSSIVDDAQYYLAMTRFQREEYILAAYQFSKLIKGMPSSEFLADAQYMLADCYYELSPDYTLDQQYSKKAVEEFQVFIDFFPLNARVVEAEIRIKELNDKMARKEYEAARIYDKMEYYLAAFKYYDTVMEIYHDTQYAPLALYNKINLLVDRKRDAEALTESQKFIQKYPDHKNFSDVEKIEKSLESKLSVNP from the coding sequence ATGAAAAACTTATTTGTACTACTATTTGTAACATTATTCCTGTTTGCATGTTCTTCAACTCTGGATACGACTAATATGACTCCGGAAGAAAAATTAGCATATGCTATAAAACTTTATGGCGGCGAAGATTACGAAGAAGCTGTCAAAGAATTTGAATCAATAATTCTTCAGTATCCCGGCAGCAGTATTGTTGATGATGCGCAATATTATTTAGCGATGACCAGATTTCAGCGTGAGGAATATATTCTTGCGGCATATCAGTTCAGTAAACTTATAAAGGGAATGCCTTCCAGTGAATTTTTAGCGGATGCTCAATATATGTTAGCAGATTGTTATTATGAACTTTCACCTGATTATACACTTGATCAGCAGTACTCTAAAAAAGCTGTTGAAGAGTTTCAAGTATTCATAGATTTCTTTCCGCTAAATGCCAGGGTTGTAGAAGCTGAAATCAGAATAAAAGAATTAAATGATAAGATGGCAAGAAAAGAGTATGAAGCCGCTCGCATTTATGATAAGATGGAATACTATTTAGCGGCGTTTAAATATTATGATACTGTTATGGAAATTTACCACGATACACAATACGCTCCGCTTGCACTTTATAACAAAATAAATTTACTTGTTGATAGAAAAAGAGACGCCGAAGCGTTAACGGAGTCACAAAAGTTTATTCAAAAATATCCGGATCACAAAAACTTTAGTGATGTTGAAAAGATCGAAAAATCATTAGAAAGCAAGCTTTCGGTAAATCCATAA
- the htpX gene encoding zinc metalloprotease HtpX encodes MNGIKTVFLMSLMMALFLLVGYAIGGRSGMTIAFIFSLVMNFGSYWFSDKIVLKMYRAQPITREQSPKFYDMVEQLAQNANLPMPKVYIINDPTPNAFATGRNPQNAAVAATTGILQGLNNEELAGVMAHELAHVKHRDILISTIAATLVGTISYIAQMAGWAAMFGRSDDNEEGGGIGGLVLIVLSPIIAMLLQMSISRSREFAADAGGSQISGNPLALASALQKISRVNQVQPMRNTNPSTAHMFIISPFLGGLGKLFSTHPPVEQRIAKLQEIAAGRR; translated from the coding sequence ATGAACGGAATTAAAACAGTATTTCTAATGTCGTTGATGATGGCGCTTTTTCTGCTGGTTGGATATGCAATCGGCGGCAGATCTGGAATGACAATAGCTTTCATATTTTCTTTAGTAATGAATTTTGGTTCGTATTGGTTTTCGGATAAAATTGTCCTTAAAATGTATCGCGCCCAACCGATAACAAGAGAGCAATCGCCAAAATTTTATGATATGGTTGAGCAGCTTGCACAGAATGCAAATCTGCCAATGCCAAAAGTTTATATCATAAATGATCCAACGCCAAACGCATTTGCAACTGGTAGAAATCCACAAAATGCTGCGGTGGCTGCTACAACCGGAATTTTGCAAGGATTAAATAACGAAGAACTTGCCGGAGTTATGGCGCATGAACTTGCACACGTTAAACATCGTGATATTTTAATAAGCACGATTGCCGCAACTTTAGTTGGAACAATTTCTTACATCGCACAAATGGCAGGATGGGCTGCAATGTTTGGTAGAAGTGATGACAATGAAGAGGGTGGTGGTATTGGAGGTTTAGTCTTGATAGTTCTTTCACCAATTATTGCTATGCTTTTGCAGATGTCAATTTCAAGATCGCGGGAGTTTGCTGCCGATGCAGGCGGTTCACAAATTAGCGGCAACCCATTGGCGCTTGCTTCTGCTTTGCAAAAAATTTCCCGGGTAAACCAGGTTCAGCCAATGCGGAATACAAATCCTTCTACGGCGCATATGTTTATAATTAGTCCTTTTCTTGGTGGATTAGGAAAATTATTTTCAACACATCCGCCGGTTGAACAACGAATTGCAAAGCTGCAGGAAATTGCTGCGGGAAGACGTTAG